From the genome of Fibrobacter sp. UWR3, one region includes:
- a CDS encoding putative toxin-antitoxin system toxin component, PIN family: MRRICLDTNCLLMSLPSKSPYHQIWTEFLNGDLEICVSPEILLEYEEIISQKISSRMATILMEALTNRSNLVRTTPTWRFNLITQDPDDNKFVDCAICGMAEYIVSNDRHFDILKSIDFPLVTVRSIQEFSKELADEM; encoded by the coding sequence TTGCGCCGCATTTGCCTTGACACAAACTGCCTGTTGATGAGCCTCCCGTCTAAAAGTCCATATCATCAAATATGGACCGAATTCTTGAACGGGGACTTGGAAATTTGCGTATCGCCAGAGATACTTCTTGAGTACGAAGAAATTATTTCCCAGAAAATTTCAAGTCGCATGGCAACCATTTTAATGGAAGCCTTAACCAATCGCTCAAACCTTGTGAGAACAACTCCGACTTGGCGTTTCAACTTGATTACGCAAGATCCAGACGACAACAAGTTCGTTGATTGTGCTATCTGCGGAATGGCAGAATACATCGTTTCTAACGATCGGCATTTCGATATTCTGAAGAGCATCGACTTTCCGCTGGTCACAGTTCGGTCCATTCAAGAGTTTTCCAAAGAACTCGCGGACGAGATGTAA